The proteins below are encoded in one region of Fulvia fulva chromosome 9, complete sequence:
- a CDS encoding AP-2 complex subunit sigma: MVLSFILIQNRQGKTRLAKWYSGYNDDEKIKLKGEVHRLVAPRDQKHQSNFVEFRGSSKIVYRRYAGLFFCACVDANDNELAYLEAIHFFVEVLDQFFGNVCELDLVFNFYKVYAILDEVFLAGEIQETSKQVVLTRLEHLDKLE, encoded by the exons ATGGTCCTCTCCTTCATCCTCATCCAAAATCGCCA AGGCAAGACCCGCCTAGCCAAATGGTACAGCGGCTACAACGACGACGAAAAGATCAAGCTCAAAGGCGAAGTCCACCGCCTCGTCGCACCCCGCGACCAGAAACACCAGTCCAACTTTGTCGAATTCCGCGGCTCCTCCAAAATCGTTTACCGACGCTATGCTGGACTCTTCTTCTGCGCGTGCGTCGATGCGAATGATAATGAGCTGGCGTATTTGGAGGCGATACATTTCTTTGTAGAGGTGTTGGATCAGTTCTTTGGTAATGTTTGTGAGTTGGATTTGGTGTTTAACTTTTACAAG GTATATGCGATTCTGGATGAGGTGTTCCTCGCGGGGGAGATCCAGGAGACGAGTAAGCAGGTTGTGCTTACGAGGTTGGAGCATCTGGACAAGCTGGAGTGA